The nucleotide window CATGGAGGATAGGGAGCTGGATAATGGGAGACCTGATGGTTATAGTGGGCTTTTTATTAGCCAGAAAACTGGTAGGGGGAGAACTGGGAAACGTAGCGGGGTTAGTGAGTGCCTTATTAATAATGCTTTCACCTAATTTATGGTTACTCCACGGAATAGCAATGCTAGATATTTATGTAGGCTCTTTTATATTATTATCGCTTTATTTTCTATTGAGTGACAACCTACTCTTAGCTTCTATCACTTTAGGTTTAGCCATGGCGTCTAAAGAGAGTGCTTTTCCTTTAATATTACCTTTCCTTTATTACGTGGGTGAATTTAAAAAGAGCCCTATTCAGAGAGCGGTGTACGGTATAGGTATTCCGGCAAGTGTTTACGCTATTCTTTCAGTCCCCATCATGGTCTATTTCGGGGGAATATCCGGTTGGATCCATAATTCCTTTCTGTTTATGTTAGGTTGGGACGCTACTAACGGTCACATAGCGTTAACAGCAATTGATCAAATATCTACGCCATGGGATTGGTTTTTAGATATCCATCCATTTTATGTTGGATACAATTTCTATGCTAGTACTAACCCCTTCATAATGTGGGCGTGGGTTGTAACCACGCCTCTAGCGTTTATAGTTAGGGACTTAAAGAGTATTATTTTAACCATGTCAGCGTGGACTATGTGGTTGGCGTTTTGTGTAGTTTATATTCTCGGCAATCACACTTTGTTTAGTTTTTATGTCACCGATTTTGCAGGAATTATAGATGTTTATGTTACAGTATCAATATTTAAATTTTATAAATGGATCTCTACAAGGAGGACGGAGAAAGTTAATAATATAGTGAGTAAAGAGGATTTAGGGAGTTCACAAAATGTCGGTTAAAAAAGCTGTAATTACAGCGGCCGGAAAGGGCAGTAGGATGAAGTACATTACCTCAGTTCTGCCTAAAGCTTTACTTCCCCTTTTTAAAGGTGAAGATGGAAAAATAGTGATGAGACCGATAATCGACTTAATTATGGAGTCCCTAAATACCGTAGGCGTGGAAAAGTTTTGCATTGTAGTAGGTAAGCACGGTAAACTCTTGATGGACTATTTATTCGAAAGGGAAGTAACTTTTGTGTTTCAAAAGGAACCTAAAGGTTTTGGCGACGCTGTATTAAAAGCTGAAGATTTTGTAGGCTCTGACCCCTTTTTTGTACATGCTGACGATGGTGTTTTAACGGGTGGCTATAGAGAGTCTACGTCTCTCTTCAATGAGATAAAACCAGATGCAGTACTATTACTTAGGGAGGTAAAGAACCCGAAAAGGTACGGAGTTGTAGCTGTTCAGGATAAGGGTGACTATATGGGCCACAAGCTCTTCAAAGTAGTTGAGGCTGAAGAAAAGCCTGAAAACCCGAAGTCTAATATAGCCATATCTGCGGTATACATCTTCACACCAAAGTTATTTAGATCCTTGAAGGCTGTGACGGTTGAAGGGGAAAAAGAGCTAGAATTGACTTATGGAATTCAGGGAATTATAAATGATGGAGGAGAAGTCTACGGTATTTTGTTAAAGGACGAAAAATGGCTTAACGTAGGCGATCCAGCCAGTTATCATGAGGCTCTTATGAGGACATTTACTTCTTCCACTTAGTTTTAGGCGGTATCGCATGCCTAAATCTTTCAAGTCTTTCTTTATAAGGTAGCAAGTCTTTTATAATAGTCTTAACTTCTTCCGGGAGTTTTTTCTTGGGATAGAACCCAAGAGACGGTAATACTTTGATTTCCGGGTTATAGTAGTGTTCTTCGGCTTCTACTCTCGGGTTGAGGTAATTTCCTATTTGAACGCTTAGACCTAGTTCGTCCCCAGCTCTCTTGACTATTTCTGCGATTTGCCTAACTGAATAGACTTCTGCGAATTGGTTGGCAAGTCTATATTCCCCTTGATTAGGTGGGTGTTCTAAAAGCAATGTTAGTGCCTGCATACTGTCTTCAAGTGACAAAAACCCTCTGGTCTGCCCTCCTTTTCCATAAACTGTAAGGGGCTGTCCTATTACGGCTTCTACGCAAAACCTGTTAACAACAGTTCCCCATACCTCATCAAAGTCAAACCTAGTCCTCAGTGTTTCTTCCGTTATCTCTTCCGTTCTAGTCCCATAGACTGGGCCTTGCATTATGTCCGTTACTGTTAGCCCTTGGATCTCGTTGAAATAAAGGAGGTAATTCGTGTCGTGGATTTTGGTTATATGGTAAATGGATCCACCTTTTCTCGGGACAACGATCCTATCCTTCTTTCCGTTAACTATAGCATCTACGTAAATACTTTCCGGTATATCAAAGGAAGGTGTACCATATTCGCCCATAGTGCCCATCTTTAGTAGGTGGATTGTAGGGTCTACTTCAAGTATTGATTGGACGACCCTTAAAGTACCTACCTCATTATTTATAGCAGTATATACTGAGTGTTCCATATCTATCATCGAATAGGGTGCTGATCTCTGCTCTGCAAAATGTACTATTGCATCCGGCTTGTGTCTTTTCACTACCTCTTTTAGGAAGGGATAGTCTGTAACATCACCCTTATAGAATGTAATATCAACTCCTAAATGTTTCTTTGCTTCTTTAACTCTCTCCTCAGGTTCTGGTAACGGAAAAGCGGAATCTGCACCTACTTCTTGAGAAAACCTTCTGGTAGACAAGTTGTCTATTCCTATGACTTCATGTCCTCTTTTAGCGAGCCTAAGAGCTAACGGCCATCCTAAATATCCATCTATACCTAATACTAGAACTTTCATTTACATAACCTTTATCAATAACGTATAAAAAATTAATACTATGATCATAGTAGGAGTAGATGCAGGCGGGACTAAAACAAAGGCAGTAGCTTATAATGAGGAAGGAAACCTCATTGGAGAAGGCAATTCCGGTTCCGGGAACTACCATAATGTAGGGCTCTCGAAAGCTATAGCACACATAAAAGAGGCCATATTTAGTGCAACCCAAGGTAAAGAGCCAGACGTAGTGGCTATGGGTGTAGCAGGGTTAGACTCGAGATATGACTGGGAAAATTTCTCTCCTTTAGCTTTAAACTTGGCTAGAAAGGTGATTATAAAGCATGATGGTGTTATAGCACTATTTTCGGAGACATTAGGACAGCCCGGTGTCGTAGTAATAGCTGGAACCGGTAGTGTGGTAGAGGGATATGATGGGAAAGATTTTTATAGACTCGGAGGAAGAGGTTGGTTACTTTCAGATGATGGTTCTGCTTATTGGGTATCTAGGAAAGCGTTAAGGAGAGTTTTACGGATGATGGACGGACTAGAGGAGAAGACATCCTTATTTAACTTAGTCACCTCCAAGATCGGTATTAGAGACCTTGATGACCTGGTTCTTTGGGCATACACTAGTAGCTGTCAAATTGATATAGTAGCCTCAGTGGCTGAAGCTGTGGACAGAGCAGCCAGAGAAGGTGACCGTGTAGCCATATCTATCTTAAAAGAAGGTGCAGAAGTCCTAGCTTCTCAGGCTGTGACTTTAGCTAAGAAATTAGGAGTTGATAAAGTGTATTTGAAAGGAGGAATGTTTAAATCCCCAATTTATTTATCCGCTTTTAAAGGTTATCTTTCACTTTATGGGATATCTGGAGATATAGGAAATAGGTCTCCAGAAATAGGTGCCGTAATATTAGCCTTTAAAGAAACCGGGCTTAACCCAAGTAAGATATTACACAGGTAATGATATACCTTCACTTCTAGGGTCTGCGACACCTATGTACATGTCTCCTTTTTTCTTAAGTGCTTGTACTACTCCTACTTCATTAGTAAAATAATCTAGTTCTTGGTATGGTAGTTTCATCCGCTTTTCATGAGCGACTCTGTCCCCTAAGAACACAAACCTGGGGTAATAGACAGCATCATCTATTTCTAACCCATAGTCTACATAATACTGCAGTACTTGCGTATGTATTTGAGGACGCAAATCACCCCCAGCACATCCTATAACTAAACTCTCATTATCTCCTCTTTCAGCCCTTAGTATTGAAAGAGTATGGAGAGGCCTTTTTCTCGGCTCTGGTTTATTATGTCCCTCAGTAAACCCAAATCCTCTGTTGTTAAATACGATATTTTTTACAGTGATCCCTGAACCGAAAGGAAAGAATAAACTCTGAATAAACCCTACCTCATTTTCACCGTCCGCTACCACGAAAAAAGTCGTGTCTCTAGTATTCATTTGCAGGTCTTGGTTGGGGTAACTAGCAAGTCTTTTCCTTAGGCGGTCTTCAGATAGGAGGTCTTCTTCAGGGTAATAAAACCTTGGATCTGTCACGAAGTTATTCCTATCTTCGTATGCTATTGTAAAGATCTTTATTAGCTCATTTACACGTCTAGGATCGTCAAATTTGTAGTTCCATGTTTGCTGTAGTTCAGCTAGTTTTAATGATTCTAAGGTAGTAATTCCCTGACTGTTAGGGGGTAGTTCATATAATGTTAATTCTCTATAGGTAGATTTTAAAGGCTTAACGACCTTTCCCTTAAATTCTGAGAAGTCTGATACATCAACATTAACACCTTGTGTGTTAAGTCCGTCTACTAACTCATAGGTAATTTTGCTTTCGTAAAAATCCCTCGGATCTTTTGAAATAATTTTTAAGACCTCTCCAAGTTCATTTAGCTTTAAGATGTCACCGGCTTTTTTATTGCCGTAAATCTCAGACCAGCTTTTAGGCATGTTGTTTGACCTTAAAATAGCTTTAGATAACTCTTTACTGACATAAAATCCATTAGTAGCTAAATTAATAGCGGGCCTAAGCACATCTCTCAAGTCCAAAGACATATATCTTCTATACAAGTAGTCCCATAGGTCAACTAGACCCGGGACTAAAACGGTTGAAGGTTCTCTCATAGACTGTATCTTTTCTACGTTTAATTTTTTAGGGGACCAGCCAGATGCGTTATATGATATAATTCCTTCTGGGGTCTTTGCTAAAAGAAAACCGTCTCCACCTAGCCCGCTGGTATGGGGCATAACCACAGATAGCACTGCACTTATACCAACAGCTGCATCAAAGGCATTACCCCCTTGTTCTAAAATTTTTGCACCAACGTAAGACGCTATGTAATTCTGGGTTGAAACTACTTTTTTTCCGAGAGCTGTTTTCATGTTATATTTAATTTTTAATAAGGGGAAAATAAGACAATAGGTTAATATTGAAATGGATTTACCAGAGGATGTAAAAAAACGTCTGAGTGAAGGGGTCTGCCTGATTTGCTGCGAAAATGTAGTAGCTTGTATGAGCAGAGATATTCCTAGGAGTCTAAACGTGCCGATAGACTTAGAAATAGATAGAGAAGGCGGTGAGGTAGTATTAAGGCATATAATAAGGGATGACCCTGAAAACCCGCTAACTGTTGAATACTCGATAAATAAAAAGTTTGTAGAGACAGTGTCCGAAAAAGGTGGTGAAGTGGTAGTATACTTTTTAGATGAGAATTTCAAAGAAGAAATTAGTATGAGGATAAAAATCGACAAAGAAGATCTTAAGTTGATAAGGAGGGAGATAGGCCTTGGAAGTTAAATATGTCCAAAGTAAGATGAGAGAACTATATTTAGAAAAAGATAAACAGAGAGGGCTTTTTGGTACTTTTACTTGGTTGGTGGAAGAGGTAGGAGAACTTGCTGAGGCCTTATTAAGCGGGGACAAAACTGCAGCGGAGGAAGAGTTAGCTGACGTTATAGCTTGGAGTTTTTCTATAGCAAACCTTGTGGGAATAGACGTAGAAGAAGCTTTAAGGAAGAAATATAACATTTAACCGCCGTGGAAAGAGAACAGTTCTTTCAGCTTCTTAGGGAAGGAATAGAGGACGGTAGGGAGAGATATTATAGAAATTTAGTCTATATTGAAGACGCGAATAATTATGTTAGTCTGGCAAAAGAAGTACTAACACTTTATCTTACACTCAATCCTGAAGCACAAGTCGCATATGCGTTTCACCCATGGGTAAAGGGTTCCAAAGACAGGATGAAGGAATTAAGAACGATATGTAAGAACTTTATAGACATTGATTACTCCTCTTCAGAAAGGTATTTAGGAGCTACATTTGATGTCGTAATCCTTGACCTAGTAGATAACTTCGAGCCCAACTACGTAGGCAGACTTGTTGACTTAGCTAGAGGAGGAGGTCTTATAATACTTTATACTAACTCGTTGGCAGAAGGAAAGGTCTTCAGGAGTTCATTAATAAAGGCTGGAAAAATAAGGGATATATATGAAAGGAGGTTTATAAGGAAGTTAAACGAACACGAAGGGATATTCACTATTATTAACTCAGTCTATAATGCTAAACCATTTAAAGGTAAACTGGGCGAAAGGCCAAGGCCTGTAGTACCTAATAATCCAATCATGCCTGAACCCCTTCATAATCTTTGTATGAGCCCTGACCAGAACCGTGTCCTTGACTCATTCATTAATTTGAGGGGAGCAAATCGTCGCGTTTTAGTGATTACGGCTTCTAGGGGAAGGGGTAAGAGTGCAATAACTGGTTTAGGACTTGCCGGGTACTTATATAAGCTATCCACAAGAGAGAGAGGAAAAAAGCTTAAAATAGTAATTACTGCCCCTTCAATTTCTAGTACTTCTCAGACAATGGAGTTCTTAAAAAGAGGTCTGGAAGTACTCGGAATTAGACATAAGGAGAAGAGGTCTAACTTAGGCTTCATAAATTCGATAGAAGGGGACTTTTTTAAGGTATTTTTTGAAGCTCCAGAAGCAGTTTTAGAAACTGAAGGTGATATGCTTGTTATCGACGAGGCTGCAGCCGTCGGCATAGGGATAATAGACTCAGCGTTAAAGATCTGGAGAAAAGTAGTTTTGGTGACTACTGTTCACGGTTATGAAGGGTCTGGTAAAGCTTTTCTAAGGTATTTAAATAGGGTATTGAAACTCAGGAAAGCTTCAGTGTATTGGCAAGAAATGCGTAGGCCATTAAGGTATAGTGAGGGTGACCCAATAGAGAGGTGGCTTTATGATACTCTTTTACTTGACGCAGAACCTGAAGAGCCTGACAAAGAGAAGTTATCTGTACTGGAGTTCGAGACATTGAACCAAGACGAACTATTTCAAGAAGATACTAAACTGAGGCAAGTATATAGCATTTTGGTTACCGCACATTACCGTAATAATCCCAATGACCTAATGATAATGGCAGACGGAGTTCACCATAAGTTATTTTCTCTCTCCACTGTAGACGGAGCCCCTATAGGCGTAGTCCAAGTGGCTGAAGAGGGCGGGTTACCTGAAGATATGATAGATTCCGCTTTAAAAGGAGTGACATTTGACGGAGATCTTATTCCAGACCGCTTGATTAAGCACTCAAGGCTCAAAGAGTTTGGGAGGATGAAGGGATGGAGGGTAGTCAGGATCGCAATTATGCAGGAACTCCAAGATAAGGGATTTGGTAGCGAGATATTAAAAATGGTTATCGAAAGCGGAAAATCTCAAGGGCTAGATTGGATAGGCTCAGCTTTTATGGGTGACGTGAGGGTCATTAACTTCTGGGTTAAAAACGGGTTTAGGATAGTCCATGTATCTCCTAAGAGAAACGAAAAACTAGGAGATTTCCCTGTCGTAGTAATCTATCCCCTTAGCGAAATAGCGAAAGAAGCTGTAGAGGTTGCATCTTACATTTTGAAAGATAAGGTCCTTAATACAATTCATGATGTGTATTTTAGCATGGACCCAGAAGTAGCTAGAATAATAATATATGGGACGAGGGCACATAAAGAAATAAAAATTAACAAGATTTATTTAGATAAAGCAGTAGCTTTTGTACAAGGGGTTAGCCCGTATGAATCTTCAGCGGACGGAATACATATGTTAACCCTAAAGTATTTTTGGGACTCTAAGAGGGACTGGAGCTTAACCCCTGAAGAGGAGACATTATTAATAGCAAAGGTCTTACAAGGAAGACCGTGGAGGTTTACATCTGCATCTTTAAGGTCTAACCGGACCCAAGTAAATGAAATGTTGTACGAGATAGTTGCGCAGTTACTCATTAAATATTATGGTATAACCGCTGACGTTAAAACTGGGGTAGAGTTAAAGGATATTATAAGTGATGATATTCACAACACGGAACAGTGAAGAAATGCACCTCAACTGAAAAATTGTGAGAATTAAAAAATAAGATGATAAAAAAGATTTTACGCAAATAGTAATGATACTACTACAGCTAATGACAAAAGCTGATGAAGCCCTATCAATATGCCAGGTTTCTCAGGGTTTTTGTTGATCGCTCTATATGTCAGTATACCAATAGCTGCCTCAGCTAACCCGAATCCTAAGCTAATCCACATGTTAAGGTATATAAGTGCTATAAAGAATATTATAGCCGCTATCCCGTGTATCGCCCATGCCCACTGTAATTTATTTTTAGGCCTCCTAACATCACCAATACTTAATCTCATTCTTCTTGTCCCAGTGACTACACCACCCATAAATATGACAAAGTAGAGGAAATGGGGTGGTATTATAGCGTTCTCCAAGAAACTTATGAAGCTAGATGCTGGAAAACCTGTAGCCAAGAGAAGGTAACTTACAAACGTAGTATAGGCAGCTATGTCGTGAAACCCTTGGAATATAGACGGGAGTTTTCCAGCTAATACGTATAGAGTAGCCATGCCTAATAAGGCCGTAAAGATTATACTTATGAAGCCTACTAATGTAATCATATTAAAATCTGTAATCAAAAGCGTTAATGATATTAAGCCTACTAAGGTTGCAGATATCCTATGAATAGCTTCAGGATCGCCTTTAAACGCCACATCCATCATATTTCTGGTATAGGGCCAGTTTGTACCAAGAGATAAACCATAACCATATCCTTCTACTATTCCTCCTAGGACTATAGTCGTAGCAGCTAACCCAGAGTCCAGATATGCTAACACTGCATAGGGGAAACTTGGTATCATAGATATAAATTTCATAGTTAGTTTAAAAAACCTTGCACGTTTAATTAAATCGTCTTGAATTATTTCTCTATATGAAAATTTTTAAGTGAGTACCTAAAAAGTGAGGAAAAGTTTTAAAATTATTCTAGGTTTTCAAACATATCGTCTACAGCCCTAGCTATATCTCTAATTGAAATTATGCCAGTAAGTTCTCCCTTATCATTAACTACTGGTAAGTGCCTAATATTAAATTGTCTCATTAACGCTAATGCTCCAGTAATAGGGGAATCCTCCTTGATAGTTATAAGGGACGCTGTCATAAATTCTTCCGCTTTTGTATCAAGTTTCTTACCTTTCCCTATAGCTCTAACTACATCTCGTTCTGTTATTATCCCTACCGGTTTTCCGTTTTCTACCACAATCACTGAACCTATGTTTTTTTCCGTCATAGTCTTGGCGACTTCATACAAAATAGTGTCCTTGTTTACTGTTATGACCGAGCTTTTCATATATTCTTTTACGACTTCCTCTGACATGTTAAATAATATCTCTATAAAGATTAATAAAACTTCTGAGTACGATACCGATAGTTTAAACCGCTAAAATTTCGTCAAAGCAAATTTTATGGTTACCAAGGTAAATGGGATCTTTCATAGCTATTTTGGGATTTATATTTGTCTAAATAGAATGAGATCATTACATTAAATACACACTAAGCAATATTAACACATAGTAAGTGTAAAAGCGTAAGGCGATGAGTTAATAACTTAGTTTAGTTAGTAATAAATTAGTTTACCCAAAATGATCTTTCGTAAACTATATTATTTGTGCATTGAATTTATTAATTTTATGGGTAAAATTATAATTCATAAAGGGCGGATGAAAGACCCTATAGAGCTAGCTTATTCACACTAATCCCAAATTACATAAAAATAAAGATATATAATAATAATGGAAATTTACTCAACTTATTTATTACTAAAAAGTTTTGATTTTTCAAATAAACTTTTTTAGAGGCGAGAGAGAAAACTAAACTTATGATAAAACAGCTAGTGAAATTTAGATTAGGAATGATAAGTGCGCTAATCGGTACAGTAGCTTTAGGGTTTCTACTTATTTTCGGGATTTTAGGTTATTTTCTAGGATTTTCGGAAGTTCCTTATATAATAACTGGTGCTTTAATAATACTTACCGCAATATCTATAC belongs to Stygiolobus caldivivus and includes:
- a CDS encoding gamma-glutamyltransferase family protein yields the protein MKTALGKKVVSTQNYIASYVGAKILEQGGNAFDAAVGISAVLSVVMPHTSGLGGDGFLLAKTPEGIISYNASGWSPKKLNVEKIQSMREPSTVLVPGLVDLWDYLYRRYMSLDLRDVLRPAINLATNGFYVSKELSKAILRSNNMPKSWSEIYGNKKAGDILKLNELGEVLKIISKDPRDFYESKITYELVDGLNTQGVNVDVSDFSEFKGKVVKPLKSTYRELTLYELPPNSQGITTLESLKLAELQQTWNYKFDDPRRVNELIKIFTIAYEDRNNFVTDPRFYYPEEDLLSEDRLRKRLASYPNQDLQMNTRDTTFFVVADGENEVGFIQSLFFPFGSGITVKNIVFNNRGFGFTEGHNKPEPRKRPLHTLSILRAERGDNESLVIGCAGGDLRPQIHTQVLQYYVDYGLEIDDAVYYPRFVFLGDRVAHEKRMKLPYQELDYFTNEVGVVQALKKKGDMYIGVADPRSEGISLPV
- the agl3 gene encoding UDP-sulfoquinovose synthase, with amino-acid sequence MKVLVLGIDGYLGWPLALRLAKRGHEVIGIDNLSTRRFSQEVGADSAFPLPEPEERVKEAKKHLGVDITFYKGDVTDYPFLKEVVKRHKPDAIVHFAEQRSAPYSMIDMEHSVYTAINNEVGTLRVVQSILEVDPTIHLLKMGTMGEYGTPSFDIPESIYVDAIVNGKKDRIVVPRKGGSIYHITKIHDTNYLLYFNEIQGLTVTDIMQGPVYGTRTEEITEETLRTRFDFDEVWGTVVNRFCVEAVIGQPLTVYGKGGQTRGFLSLEDSMQALTLLLEHPPNQGEYRLANQFAEVYSVRQIAEIVKRAGDELGLSVQIGNYLNPRVEAEEHYYNPEIKVLPSLGFYPKKKLPEEVKTIIKDLLPYKERLERFRHAIPPKTKWKK
- a CDS encoding BadF/BadG/BcrA/BcrD ATPase family protein, with the translated sequence MIIVGVDAGGTKTKAVAYNEEGNLIGEGNSGSGNYHNVGLSKAIAHIKEAIFSATQGKEPDVVAMGVAGLDSRYDWENFSPLALNLARKVIIKHDGVIALFSETLGQPGVVVIAGTGSVVEGYDGKDFYRLGGRGWLLSDDGSAYWVSRKALRRVLRMMDGLEEKTSLFNLVTSKIGIRDLDDLVLWAYTSSCQIDIVASVAEAVDRAAREGDRVAISILKEGAEVLASQAVTLAKKLGVDKVYLKGGMFKSPIYLSAFKGYLSLYGISGDIGNRSPEIGAVILAFKETGLNPSKILHR
- a CDS encoding nucleotidyltransferase family protein, with amino-acid sequence MSVKKAVITAAGKGSRMKYITSVLPKALLPLFKGEDGKIVMRPIIDLIMESLNTVGVEKFCIVVGKHGKLLMDYLFEREVTFVFQKEPKGFGDAVLKAEDFVGSDPFFVHADDGVLTGGYRESTSLFNEIKPDAVLLLREVKNPKRYGVVAVQDKGDYMGHKLFKVVEAEEKPENPKSNIAISAVYIFTPKLFRSLKAVTVEGEKELELTYGIQGIINDGGEVYGILLKDEKWLNVGDPASYHEALMRTFTSST
- a CDS encoding tRNA(Met) cytidine acetyltransferase TmcA; this translates as MEREQFFQLLREGIEDGRERYYRNLVYIEDANNYVSLAKEVLTLYLTLNPEAQVAYAFHPWVKGSKDRMKELRTICKNFIDIDYSSSERYLGATFDVVILDLVDNFEPNYVGRLVDLARGGGLIILYTNSLAEGKVFRSSLIKAGKIRDIYERRFIRKLNEHEGIFTIINSVYNAKPFKGKLGERPRPVVPNNPIMPEPLHNLCMSPDQNRVLDSFINLRGANRRVLVITASRGRGKSAITGLGLAGYLYKLSTRERGKKLKIVITAPSISSTSQTMEFLKRGLEVLGIRHKEKRSNLGFINSIEGDFFKVFFEAPEAVLETEGDMLVIDEAAAVGIGIIDSALKIWRKVVLVTTVHGYEGSGKAFLRYLNRVLKLRKASVYWQEMRRPLRYSEGDPIERWLYDTLLLDAEPEEPDKEKLSVLEFETLNQDELFQEDTKLRQVYSILVTAHYRNNPNDLMIMADGVHHKLFSLSTVDGAPIGVVQVAEEGGLPEDMIDSALKGVTFDGDLIPDRLIKHSRLKEFGRMKGWRVVRIAIMQELQDKGFGSEILKMVIESGKSQGLDWIGSAFMGDVRVINFWVKNGFRIVHVSPKRNEKLGDFPVVVIYPLSEIAKEAVEVASYILKDKVLNTIHDVYFSMDPEVARIIIYGTRAHKEIKINKIYLDKAVAFVQGVSPYESSADGIHMLTLKYFWDSKRDWSLTPEEETLLIAKVLQGRPWRFTSASLRSNRTQVNEMLYEIVAQLLIKYYGITADVKTGVELKDIISDDIHNTEQ
- a CDS encoding glycosyltransferase family 39 protein; protein product: MLKEFIIKRANLLTEITLAIMVFLYTYFTVITFAPVNGYIGDEVWYPTAAYNILKLVFHVTPPMYFPYSQEANIQTYINPEHPPLAKYIMDLFILLMGYKPIAWRIGSWIMGDLMVIVGFLLARKLVGGELGNVAGLVSALLIMLSPNLWLLHGIAMLDIYVGSFILLSLYFLLSDNLLLASITLGLAMASKESAFPLILPFLYYVGEFKKSPIQRAVYGIGIPASVYAILSVPIMVYFGGISGWIHNSFLFMLGWDATNGHIALTAIDQISTPWDWFLDIHPFYVGYNFYASTNPFIMWAWVVTTPLAFIVRDLKSIILTMSAWTMWLAFCVVYILGNHTLFSFYVTDFAGIIDVYVTVSIFKFYKWISTRRTEKVNNIVSKEDLGSSQNVG
- a CDS encoding cytochrome C oxidase assembly protein, giving the protein MIPSFPYAVLAYLDSGLAATTIVLGGIVEGYGYGLSLGTNWPYTRNMMDVAFKGDPEAIHRISATLVGLISLTLLITDFNMITLVGFISIIFTALLGMATLYVLAGKLPSIFQGFHDIAAYTTFVSYLLLATGFPASSFISFLENAIIPPHFLYFVIFMGGVVTGTRRMRLSIGDVRRPKNKLQWAWAIHGIAAIIFFIALIYLNMWISLGFGLAEAAIGILTYRAINKNPEKPGILIGLHQLLSLAVVVSLLFA
- a CDS encoding MazG nucleotide pyrophosphohydrolase domain-containing protein, which encodes MEVKYVQSKMRELYLEKDKQRGLFGTFTWLVEEVGELAEALLSGDKTAAEEELADVIAWSFSIANLVGIDVEEALRKKYNI
- a CDS encoding CBS domain-containing protein yields the protein MSEEVVKEYMKSSVITVNKDTILYEVAKTMTEKNIGSVIVVENGKPVGIITERDVVRAIGKGKKLDTKAEEFMTASLITIKEDSPITGALALMRQFNIRHLPVVNDKGELTGIISIRDIARAVDDMFENLE